Sequence from the Dehalococcoidia bacterium genome:
GTCGGGGCTTCTCGAGGGCCACTACACGGCCGAAACGACTTTCCCCCCGGGCGACCACCGCAATCACAGGCCGCGTCAGTGGCTGCTCGATGGCCTGCGCAAGGTCGACCAGCTCCGTTTCCTGGAGACGCAGGACCGTACGCTGGGCCAGGCCGCCATCCAGTGGCTCCTTTCGGAGCCGCTGATGGCTTCGGTCCTGCCCAACATCTACGGCGAGGAGCAACTGCGTGAGTTCGCCGCGGCTCCCGAGTCGCCGCCGCTCACGGCGGACGAACTCGCACGCACGCACGCCCTCTACGAGTCGAACTTTGGCCTGCCGGCGCCCATGAAGGCATGACGGTCACAGGCGTACCGGCAGGCATCAGCGACCCGGTGAACAAGGCGATCCTGGCCGTGTCCGAGGACCGCCTGCAGGGCTTTCAACCCGACCCGTTCGGCGAGATCGCGGAGCGCTGCGGCCTCCCCGTCGCGCTCGTAATCGAGCGCGTGCGGGCCATGCTCGAAGCCGGGACCATCAGGCGCGTCCGCCAGACGCTGCTTTCGACGAACATCGCGGAGGGTGCGCTCGTCGCGTGGAGGGTCGAGCCGGCACGCCTGGATGGCGCCTTCGACTTCATGTTCCGGGACGACCCCTTTTCGGGACATGTAGTTGTCCGCTCCACGGACGCCGCGACGGCCGGCTCCGCCTATCGCCTCTGGACGACCGTCAAGGTGCCGCAGGGGTTCTCGCTCGCCAGGCATTGCGCCTACCTGGCACGCCGCGCCGGCGCGGAGGCCTATCGCATCATGCCGGCGCGGTGTTTGTTCGCCCTCGGCGTCGGCCACGTCCGCCGGCGCGGCATGCAACCCGGCGCCCGGGCCGCTGAGCCGGCCGACATCCTGCCGGTCGCTCGCGTGCGGCTGAGTGAACTCGAGTGGCGCGTGCTCGGCGCCCTGAAGCGCGAGTTCGAGCCGGGCGAACTTCGCCGCGATCTCTGGCAGGCGCGGGCAGCGGAAGCCGGCTTGCCGGTCAGTGCTTTCGTCGAAGTCGCGCGCTCGCTCGAAGGGCGGAAGCTCATCGGCCGTTTCTCGACCTTCCTGGAGCACGTAAAGGAGCACGCCGACGGCGAGCGCGTTACTCGCTACAATGCGCTCTTCCATTGGGCCGTCCCGCCCGGCCGGGAGATCGACGCCGGGCGCGAAGTCGGCCGGCACCTGATCGTGACGCATGCCTACTGGCGGGAGGCGGGCCCGGAGTTCGGCAACGTGAACATCATGGCCGTTGTGCACGGGGTGGACAAAGCAGAGGTGCTGGCCCATAAGGCGGCTATCGACGCTCACCTCCGCGCGGCCGGAATCGAGGCCGCCTACTCGAACGTCTTCTGGGGCGGCCGCAGCGAGATCAAGCCTTCGGAGATCATGCCCTCCGCCTACGCAGAATGGTGCAGACGCGAGGGCATCGATCCGGATGAGATGCGGGAGGAGGCACCGGAGGATGACGCGGACCGTACTTCGTGAGGCGATAGACGTGCCGAAGCAGAACGGCCAGCAGGCCGTCCACTTCGGCTTCTACAAGATCGACCAGGCGTGGTGGGACCTGCCGCCGCGGCGGCGCGCGGAGCTCGGCGGCGAGCTGCTGCGGCTGGTCGAGCGCTGGTCGGAGCGGCTGCTGCTCGTCACGTACAGTCTGGCCGGCATCCGCGCGGACTGCGACCTCATGTTCTGGAAGGCCGCGGACAGCGTCGACGACATCCACGAGATGGGCGTCGAGGTCGCCCGCTCCGGCCCCGGCCGCTACCTGCGCCCGGCGCACGCCTTCCTGTCGCTGACCAAGCGCTCCATTTACGTCCGCCAGCACCGGCATGAAGGCCAGGACGGCGACCGCACGAAGATTGCGCCCGTGGGGGCAAAGTACCTCTTCGTCTACCCGTTCGTTAAGACGCGCGCCTGGTACGCGCTTCCCCTCGAGCGGCGGCAGGCGATGATGAATGAGCACATCCGCGTCGGCCACAAGTACCCTCGGGTGAAGCTCAACACCACCTACTCCTTCGGCCTGGACGACCAGGAGTTCGTCGTGGCCTTCGAGACCGACCATCCTTCGGACTTCCTCGACCTCGTGATGGAGCTACGGGAAACCGAAGCGACCCAGTACACGCAGCGGGACACTCCGATCTTCACTTGTATCCGGGTCGAGGGCCCGGACCTGTTGCGGACGCTCGGCGTGGAAGTTACGCAGGAGGCATGATGGGCAACGCGGCGGACTGCCGCTCCGCGCCCCGTTGTGCGCGCGCCGCCATGCGCTACGCTGTATTCCTGAGGTTTCGAGTTGGCTTATTACCCGATCTTCGTTGACATGACAGACAAGCGCGTGCTCGTCGTGGGCGGCGGGCATGTGGCGGAGGAGAAGGTGGCGGGCCTGCTGCGCGCCGACGCCGCCGGCCGCATCACGGTCGTCGCCCCCAAGCTCCGGCCCTCGCTGCAACGCCTTCTCGCCGAAGGCAAGATCGACCTCATTCAAAGGGACTACCGCGAAGGCGACATGGAGGGCTTCGACTTCGTCATGGTCGCCACCGACGACGGCCGCGTGAACGCCGAGATCGCCGCCGAAGGCAGGCGCCGGCGCATCTGGGTCAACGCCGCGGACGACCCGAAGAACTGCGACTTCATCCTGCCCGCGGTCGTCCGCCAGGGGCAGATCGTGGTCGCCGCTTCGACGGGAGGCGCCAGTCCGGCCCTGGCCCGCCGCCTGCGCGAAGAGCTCACGGACTTCCTGTCCGAGGACTTCGCCGCACTCGCCGACCTCCTGGGCGAGGTGCGGACTGAACTGCGGCGCAAGGGCGTCACGCCGGACGCCGAGACATGGCAGCGGGCGATCGACGGCCAGCTGCGCGCCCTCCTGGCCCAGCGCCGCTGGGGTCAGGCGAAGGCGAGGCTGGTCCGCGCCCTCGGCGTCGCCGACGTGATCCCCGTGGGCATCGAGTACGAAGACGAGCGCGCGCCGAAGGTGGAGGCCGCGCCCCCGCCATGAATATCGCGGTCATCGGCCTCAGTCATCAGACGGCGCCGGTCGAGCTGCGCGAGCTGCTTGCCTTCACGCCCGAAGAGCTGCCGGACGCGCTGCGGCTGCCAGAACCCTGGTTCGATGGAGCAGCGATCCTCTCCACGTGCAACCGCACGGAACTGTACATAACCGCCAGCGAGAAACCCGACCGGCCGCGCATGGCCGCGACCCTCGCCCAGGCGCGCGGCCAGC
This genomic interval carries:
- a CDS encoding Lrp/AsnC family transcriptional regulator, with product MTVTGVPAGISDPVNKAILAVSEDRLQGFQPDPFGEIAERCGLPVALVIERVRAMLEAGTIRRVRQTLLSTNIAEGALVAWRVEPARLDGAFDFMFRDDPFSGHVVVRSTDAATAGSAYRLWTTVKVPQGFSLARHCAYLARRAGAEAYRIMPARCLFALGVGHVRRRGMQPGARAAEPADILPVARVRLSELEWRVLGALKREFEPGELRRDLWQARAAEAGLPVSAFVEVARSLEGRKLIGRFSTFLEHVKEHADGERVTRYNALFHWAVPPGREIDAGREVGRHLIVTHAYWREAGPEFGNVNIMAVVHGVDKAEVLAHKAAIDAHLRAAGIEAAYSNVFWGGRSEIKPSEIMPSAYAEWCRREGIDPDEMREEAPEDDADRTS
- a CDS encoding chlorite dismutase family protein, with translation MTRTVLREAIDVPKQNGQQAVHFGFYKIDQAWWDLPPRRRAELGGELLRLVERWSERLLLVTYSLAGIRADCDLMFWKAADSVDDIHEMGVEVARSGPGRYLRPAHAFLSLTKRSIYVRQHRHEGQDGDRTKIAPVGAKYLFVYPFVKTRAWYALPLERRQAMMNEHIRVGHKYPRVKLNTTYSFGLDDQEFVVAFETDHPSDFLDLVMELRETEATQYTQRDTPIFTCIRVEGPDLLRTLGVEVTQEA
- a CDS encoding bifunctional precorrin-2 dehydrogenase/sirohydrochlorin ferrochelatase — encoded protein: MAYYPIFVDMTDKRVLVVGGGHVAEEKVAGLLRADAAGRITVVAPKLRPSLQRLLAEGKIDLIQRDYREGDMEGFDFVMVATDDGRVNAEIAAEGRRRRIWVNAADDPKNCDFILPAVVRQGQIVVAASTGGASPALARRLREELTDFLSEDFAALADLLGEVRTELRRKGVTPDAETWQRAIDGQLRALLAQRRWGQAKARLVRALGVADVIPVGIEYEDERAPKVEAAPPP